The following are encoded in a window of Nibricoccus aquaticus genomic DNA:
- a CDS encoding cysteine hydrolase family protein, with product MTPLRLTSLSIEAEPYAFTFTPATCALLIIDMQRDFLEPGGFGEALGNDVSQLRRTIAPNQRLLAAWRSLGLTVLHTREGHRPDLADLPESKKIRGRGPTTIGDAGPMGRILVRGEAGHDIIPELAPISGEPIIDKPGKGAFWATDLHAILQNRGIRQLIVTGVTTEVCVHTTVREANDRGYDCLVPSDCVGSYFPDFHAAGLAMIKAQTGIFGWVTSSEKILFALP from the coding sequence ATGACACCGCTCCGCCTAACATCACTGTCCATCGAAGCCGAGCCCTACGCGTTCACCTTCACGCCCGCGACCTGCGCTCTGCTCATCATCGACATGCAGCGCGACTTCCTCGAGCCCGGCGGCTTCGGCGAAGCCCTCGGCAACGACGTCTCCCAACTCCGCCGCACCATCGCGCCCAATCAACGCCTCCTCGCCGCCTGGCGCTCGCTCGGTCTCACCGTCCTACACACCCGCGAAGGTCACCGCCCCGATCTCGCCGATCTCCCCGAAAGCAAAAAAATCCGCGGCCGCGGCCCGACCACCATCGGCGACGCCGGCCCCATGGGGCGCATCCTCGTTCGCGGCGAAGCCGGCCACGACATCATCCCCGAACTCGCGCCCATCTCCGGCGAACCGATCATCGACAAACCCGGTAAAGGTGCCTTCTGGGCCACCGATCTCCACGCCATCCTCCAGAACCGCGGCATCCGCCAGCTCATCGTCACCGGCGTCACCACTGAGGTCTGCGTCCACACCACCGTCCGCGAAGCCAACGACCGCGGCTACGACTGTCTCGTCCCCTCCGACTGCGTCGGCTCCTACTTCCCCGACTTCCACGCCGCCGGCCTCGCCATGATCAAAGCCCAAACCGGCATCTTCGGCTGGGTCACGTCCTCCGAAAAAATCCTCTTCGCGCTCCCCTGA
- a CDS encoding TonB-dependent siderophore receptor translates to MTDTNQPARFCPSLSRRTSPAVRHASPARRLLIAMSLLPVALLAQPAASDEVVKLADIETDAGELDLYSVLPSRPTSTVFGTDRAVQDTPRSITVIESSLTDLYGIRTVNDFVAVTAGSFTGNYFGVPGALDVRGERADNFFRGFRRIENRGNFPTPIASTDFVEIIKGPPPPVYGGGKVGGILNFIPKTAKSKTAKFIEKPQGIASVTLGTYDKKIASVEYGTPFSLFGKRSGAYGFIQTEDSENYYNNIYNKGTLAQLAVDTELSDSVLLEYGVMAQWADLNQSLGWNRVTQELIDTNGGRYLSGRPALNLDTNGNGYLSPSEISAYSLEQFAFADPFPYGALTANQQAAFRLDPTTVKYTSIGHNTVQVEPGDFSQTDALTLYFDITKTFTSDFNVKNQSFYDSMNHTKYSSYGFTADYVAMAFENKTTANLKLTPSEHTVLDTIFGVSFRYSDGDERESRGRGYQVLDRRDISVGATGNDRFEGAHTGTGNVPYNWRQTGDFSDFGIFGLIDATFFEKLGVILSGRWDRYEATTNGTDLASVFQEVSASDSAFTYNASVNYKLPAGLSTYVTHAESRYLELGQGGMIDRLNLAQGTWLQDSEISEIGLKGSLLKNRLYATLAYYEQEKTAFNSQAGTFDTYESEGTELEARFAPTKTLSFTAAATWQKTLLKNPPFFLGVPPGALGLDPTLVYGGRFVSTGQVLGVQTPIEAPTPQKVFSLGTTYTSPKGWGGSFGGTYVSSFYSGYAQQIKLPEYTTYRAAIFYNTGPWSFRINANNIFDEKSYAPQFLFWDTFISPSQGPTAELTVTYKW, encoded by the coding sequence ATGACCGACACCAACCAGCCTGCTCGTTTTTGCCCAAGTCTCTCCCGGCGCACATCACCCGCCGTTCGCCACGCCTCTCCCGCCCGCCGCCTGCTCATCGCGATGAGCCTCCTCCCCGTCGCGCTCCTGGCCCAGCCCGCCGCCTCCGACGAGGTCGTGAAACTCGCCGACATCGAAACCGACGCCGGCGAACTCGACCTCTACAGCGTTCTCCCGTCGCGACCAACCAGCACCGTCTTCGGCACCGATCGCGCCGTGCAAGACACTCCCCGCTCGATCACCGTCATCGAAAGCTCCCTCACCGATCTCTACGGCATCCGCACCGTCAACGATTTCGTCGCCGTCACCGCCGGCTCTTTCACCGGAAACTATTTCGGCGTCCCCGGCGCCCTCGATGTTCGCGGCGAGCGCGCCGACAACTTCTTCCGCGGTTTCCGCCGCATCGAAAATCGCGGCAACTTCCCCACGCCCATCGCCTCGACCGACTTCGTCGAGATCATCAAGGGTCCGCCTCCGCCCGTCTACGGCGGCGGCAAAGTCGGCGGCATCCTCAACTTCATCCCCAAGACCGCGAAGAGCAAAACCGCCAAGTTCATCGAGAAACCCCAGGGCATCGCCTCTGTCACGCTCGGCACCTACGACAAGAAAATCGCCAGTGTCGAATACGGCACGCCCTTCTCCCTCTTCGGCAAACGCTCCGGCGCCTACGGCTTCATCCAGACCGAGGACTCCGAAAACTACTACAACAACATCTACAACAAGGGCACCCTCGCCCAGCTGGCCGTCGATACCGAGCTCTCCGACTCCGTTCTCCTCGAATACGGCGTCATGGCCCAGTGGGCCGACCTCAACCAGTCCCTCGGCTGGAACCGCGTCACCCAGGAGCTGATCGATACCAACGGCGGCCGCTACCTCTCCGGCCGCCCCGCGCTCAATCTCGACACCAACGGCAACGGCTACCTCAGCCCGTCCGAAATTAGCGCGTATTCGCTCGAGCAATTCGCCTTCGCCGACCCGTTCCCCTACGGCGCGCTCACCGCGAACCAGCAGGCCGCCTTCCGCCTCGATCCCACCACCGTCAAGTACACCAGCATCGGCCACAACACCGTGCAGGTGGAGCCCGGTGACTTCTCCCAAACCGACGCACTCACGCTCTACTTCGACATCACCAAAACCTTCACGTCCGACTTCAACGTGAAGAACCAGTCGTTCTACGACTCCATGAATCACACGAAGTACTCGAGCTACGGCTTCACCGCCGACTACGTCGCGATGGCTTTCGAGAACAAGACCACCGCCAACCTCAAGCTCACGCCCTCCGAGCACACCGTCCTCGATACAATCTTCGGCGTCTCCTTCCGCTACTCCGACGGCGACGAACGCGAATCACGCGGCCGCGGTTACCAGGTCCTCGACCGCCGCGACATCTCCGTCGGCGCCACCGGCAACGACCGCTTCGAAGGCGCCCACACCGGCACCGGTAACGTACCCTACAACTGGAGACAGACCGGCGATTTCTCCGACTTCGGTATCTTCGGCCTCATCGACGCCACCTTCTTCGAAAAACTCGGCGTCATCCTCAGCGGTCGCTGGGATCGCTACGAAGCCACCACCAACGGCACCGACCTCGCCTCGGTCTTCCAGGAAGTCTCCGCCAGCGACTCCGCCTTCACCTACAACGCCAGCGTCAACTACAAGCTCCCCGCCGGCCTCAGTACCTACGTCACTCACGCCGAATCTCGCTACCTCGAACTCGGCCAGGGTGGCATGATCGACCGCCTCAACCTCGCCCAAGGCACCTGGCTGCAAGATTCCGAAATCTCCGAGATCGGCCTCAAAGGCTCGCTCCTCAAAAACCGCCTCTACGCCACCCTCGCCTACTACGAGCAGGAGAAAACCGCCTTCAACTCCCAGGCCGGCACCTTCGACACCTACGAGTCCGAAGGCACCGAACTCGAAGCCCGCTTCGCGCCGACGAAGACGCTCAGCTTCACCGCCGCCGCCACCTGGCAGAAGACGCTCCTCAAGAATCCGCCTTTTTTCCTAGGCGTCCCGCCCGGCGCTCTCGGCCTCGACCCCACGCTCGTTTACGGCGGCCGCTTCGTCAGCACCGGCCAGGTTCTCGGTGTGCAAACGCCGATCGAGGCACCCACGCCCCAGAAGGTCTTCTCCCTCGGCACCACCTATACCTCTCCCAAGGGCTGGGGCGGTTCCTTCGGAGGCACCTACGTCTCGTCTTTCTACTCCGGATACGCCCAGCAGATCAAACTCCCCGAGTACACCACCTACCGCGCCGCCATCTTCTACAACACCGGCCCGTGGTCCTTCCGCATCAACGCCAACAACATCTTCGACGAAAAGTCGTACGCCCCGCAGTTCCTCTTCTGGGACACCTTCATCAGCCCCAGCCAGGGCCCGACCGCCGAACTTACCGTCACCTACAAGTGGTAA
- a CDS encoding AtzE family amidohydrolase — translation MTFVPHTATALEISAAIRARQTTARAVTEALLTRITDTHARINAFTTVTAERALAEAAAVDEALSSGIPAGPLTGVPYAVKNLFDLEGVVTVAGSKINRSHPPATSDATAITRLKAAGAICLGALNMGEYAYDFVTENVHDGPTRNPHDLARSAGGSSGGSGAAVAAGLVPISLGTDTNGSIRVPSSFCGLFGLKPTYGRLGRGGSFPFVHSIDHIGPFARSVADLAASYDAMQGFDPRDAACTTRAPDFASPALDSPSPPVRIATLGGYFEKSASPQALAAVATIASALGATARTELPDPALARAAGYTISACEGGQLHLERLRTRAADFDPNMRDRLAAGAMLPAAWYTHAQRFRAWWRDQVRAVFQNVDVLLAPATPVSATFLGQQMMTLDGVEMSVRPNLGLFTQPISLAGLPVVAVPIHRPGEMPIAVQLIGAPWAEATLLRVARQLEKSGVCTARVAAL, via the coding sequence GTGACCTTCGTCCCGCACACCGCTACCGCACTGGAAATCTCCGCCGCCATCCGCGCGCGCCAGACCACCGCGCGCGCCGTAACTGAGGCCCTGCTCACCCGCATCACCGACACCCACGCCCGTATCAACGCCTTCACGACCGTCACCGCCGAGCGCGCCCTCGCCGAAGCCGCCGCCGTCGATGAAGCTCTCTCCAGCGGCATACCCGCGGGCCCCCTGACCGGCGTCCCCTACGCCGTCAAAAACCTGTTCGACCTCGAAGGCGTCGTCACGGTCGCGGGCTCGAAAATCAACCGCTCACACCCGCCCGCGACCTCCGACGCCACCGCCATCACCCGCCTCAAAGCCGCCGGCGCCATCTGCCTCGGCGCGCTCAACATGGGCGAATACGCCTACGACTTCGTCACCGAAAACGTCCACGACGGCCCCACCCGTAATCCCCACGATCTCGCCCGCTCCGCCGGTGGTTCTTCGGGCGGCAGCGGAGCCGCCGTCGCCGCCGGCCTCGTACCCATTTCCCTCGGGACCGATACCAACGGCTCCATCCGCGTCCCCTCCTCCTTCTGCGGACTCTTCGGCCTCAAGCCCACCTACGGTCGTCTCGGTCGCGGCGGCAGCTTTCCGTTTGTACACAGCATCGATCACATCGGCCCCTTCGCCCGCTCCGTCGCCGACCTCGCCGCCTCCTACGACGCCATGCAGGGCTTCGACCCGCGCGACGCCGCCTGCACCACCCGCGCCCCGGATTTCGCCTCGCCCGCGCTCGACTCACCCTCTCCCCCGGTGCGTATCGCCACCCTCGGCGGGTACTTCGAAAAAAGCGCCTCGCCCCAAGCCCTCGCCGCCGTCGCCACCATCGCCTCCGCCTTGGGTGCCACGGCCCGCACTGAACTCCCCGACCCCGCGCTCGCCCGCGCCGCTGGCTACACCATCAGCGCCTGCGAGGGCGGACAACTTCACCTCGAACGCCTCCGCACCCGCGCCGCCGATTTCGATCCCAACATGCGCGACCGCCTCGCCGCTGGCGCGATGCTCCCCGCCGCGTGGTACACCCACGCCCAGCGCTTCCGCGCCTGGTGGCGCGATCAGGTCCGCGCCGTTTTCCAAAACGTCGACGTCCTCCTCGCTCCCGCGACCCCCGTCTCCGCCACCTTCCTCGGCCAGCAGATGATGACACTCGACGGCGTTGAAATGTCCGTGCGCCCCAACCTCGGCCTCTTCACCCAACCCATCAGCCTCGCCGGCCTCCCCGTCGTCGCCGTTCCGATACACCGCCCCGGCGAAATGCCCATCGCCGTCCAGCTCATCGGCGCTCCCTGGGCCGAAGCCACCCTCCTCCGCGTCGCCCGTCAGCTCGAAAAATCCGGCGTCTGCACCGCCCGCGTCGCCGCCTTGTAA
- a CDS encoding GntR family transcriptional regulator, producing MARTRKSPASKAPVGAASASTVAGGEAAGSNQLGPQILRGLRERILGWHYPPGHHLGEKTLCEEFSASRIPVREALRALAEQGLVDQVPNMGCYVKQPDAEATHHLYDLRLALELFVVERLARSGVDAEVLAKERAFWEPLMAIKASAKFETAELVRADENFHLNLAKAVGNPFLTESLEDINERLHFVRMAVITSAHRVQTTAGEHLKVLEAIEAKDAEGARRYLRQNLLSARNKVEMAIAQALTAAHTKRKR from the coding sequence ATGGCACGCACGCGCAAAAGTCCCGCATCGAAAGCACCGGTTGGCGCAGCTTCAGCGAGTACGGTGGCGGGCGGCGAGGCGGCGGGATCGAATCAGCTGGGGCCGCAGATCCTGCGTGGATTGAGAGAACGGATACTCGGGTGGCATTATCCGCCGGGGCATCACCTCGGAGAGAAGACGTTGTGCGAGGAGTTTTCGGCGAGCCGGATTCCGGTGCGCGAGGCATTGCGGGCGCTGGCGGAGCAGGGACTCGTGGACCAAGTGCCGAACATGGGCTGCTATGTGAAGCAGCCGGATGCGGAGGCGACGCACCATCTGTACGATCTGCGGCTGGCGCTGGAGTTATTTGTGGTGGAGCGGCTGGCGCGGTCCGGCGTGGATGCGGAGGTGCTGGCGAAAGAGCGCGCGTTTTGGGAGCCGCTGATGGCGATCAAGGCCAGCGCGAAGTTCGAGACGGCGGAGCTGGTGCGGGCGGACGAGAATTTTCACCTGAACCTGGCGAAGGCGGTGGGGAATCCGTTTCTCACGGAGTCGCTCGAGGACATCAACGAGCGGCTGCATTTTGTGCGCATGGCGGTGATCACGAGCGCGCATCGCGTGCAAACGACGGCGGGGGAGCACTTGAAAGTTTTAGAGGCGATCGAGGCGAAGGATGCGGAGGGAGCGCGGCGTTATCTGCGGCAGAATCTGCTGTCGGCGCGCAACAAGGTGGAAATGGCGATCGCGCAGGCGCTGACGGCGGCGCATACGAAGCGGAAGCGATGA
- a CDS encoding AtzH-like domain-containing protein: MPLPFNDPTVIAEVTAQFEAYERALLSNDVDALTGFFWDSPHAIRFGVNEHLYGAEAIAEFRKNRVINFRDRTPLRTTVQAFGTDTAVTQYEYSVVFAGQLRHGRQTQVWIRVPDTGWRIASAHVSNTPPASSWPGYIDQMAAALHLPLSAAQREGIALNLDRTAAIAAPLLAFALPDDLEPAHVFTP, encoded by the coding sequence ATGCCCCTTCCTTTCAACGACCCCACCGTCATCGCCGAGGTCACCGCGCAATTCGAAGCCTACGAACGCGCGCTCCTCAGCAACGACGTCGATGCCCTCACCGGCTTCTTCTGGGATTCACCCCATGCGATCCGCTTCGGCGTCAACGAGCACCTCTACGGCGCCGAGGCCATCGCTGAATTTCGCAAAAACCGCGTGATCAATTTCCGCGACCGCACCCCGCTCCGCACCACCGTGCAAGCCTTCGGCACCGACACCGCCGTCACCCAATACGAATATTCCGTCGTCTTCGCCGGCCAGCTCCGCCACGGCCGTCAAACCCAAGTCTGGATCCGCGTCCCCGACACCGGCTGGCGCATCGCCTCCGCCCACGTCTCCAACACCCCGCCCGCATCCTCCTGGCCCGGCTACATCGATCAGATGGCCGCCGCCCTCCACCTCCCGCTCTCCGCAGCACAACGCGAGGGCATCGCGCTCAACCTCGACCGCACCGCCGCCATCGCCGCGCCACTCCTCGCTTTCGCGCTCCCCGACGACCTCGAACCCGCCCACGTCTTCACGCCGTGA
- a CDS encoding regulator, with amino-acid sequence MTAITPTLAKPRLWVPGDWNAFFGFGTNILVNVLTLTGLLRFVLQMPDDLVFGRILPAVGLMLCLSTGYYAWLAYDLARRTGRTDVCALPSGPGVGHMFIGVFVVMLPIKLQTGDPIKAWEAGLTWCFIQSIVLVLGGFVGKWVRKVTPRAALLGTLAGVSITFISMRPALQMYLTPAIGLLCFVVLLVNWFGGVRYFRGLPAGLVAIAVGTLIAWGSTLFDFNFGGLSLSGLTASFTHFGFSIPLPAFGHVFSGFEFLGVLLVTAIPFGLYDLVEAIDNVESASAAGDSFPTTKVLVADGVISMIGCLMGNPFILAVYIGHPGWKAMGGRVGYSLFTGVMIITLCWLGIVPVMLAAIPVVAILPILLYIGMLIGSQAFQETPRRHAPAIIVALVPHVAAWALAQAKGALAAAGIISVSPELIEKMKNEGVLFHGLEILGGGAVLGGIILSAVTVFIIERQLWRASAFAAVGAALTFFGFMHGERIGIGHSPAIAASYLIVAAWLAACAKFSGVTPLPPEPVHHDAHA; translated from the coding sequence ATGACCGCAATCACTCCCACCCTCGCCAAACCCAGGCTCTGGGTCCCAGGCGACTGGAACGCCTTCTTCGGCTTCGGCACCAACATCCTCGTCAACGTCCTCACGCTTACCGGCCTCCTCCGCTTCGTGCTGCAGATGCCCGACGACCTCGTCTTCGGCCGCATCCTCCCCGCCGTCGGCCTCATGCTGTGCTTGTCCACCGGATACTACGCGTGGCTCGCCTACGACCTCGCCCGACGCACTGGCCGCACCGATGTCTGCGCCCTCCCCTCTGGCCCCGGCGTCGGCCACATGTTCATCGGCGTCTTCGTCGTCATGCTCCCCATCAAACTCCAGACCGGTGATCCCATCAAAGCCTGGGAAGCCGGCCTCACCTGGTGTTTCATCCAAAGCATCGTCCTCGTCCTCGGCGGTTTCGTCGGCAAATGGGTTCGCAAAGTCACCCCGCGCGCTGCGCTCCTCGGCACACTCGCCGGCGTCTCGATCACCTTCATCTCGATGCGCCCCGCGCTCCAGATGTACCTCACGCCCGCCATCGGCCTCCTCTGCTTCGTCGTCCTGCTCGTGAACTGGTTCGGCGGCGTCCGCTATTTTCGCGGCCTCCCCGCCGGACTCGTCGCCATCGCCGTCGGCACGCTTATCGCATGGGGCTCCACGCTCTTCGATTTCAACTTCGGCGGACTCTCTCTCAGCGGCCTCACCGCGTCCTTCACGCACTTCGGATTCAGCATTCCGCTGCCCGCCTTCGGCCACGTCTTCTCCGGCTTCGAATTCCTCGGCGTACTCCTCGTCACCGCGATTCCCTTCGGCCTCTACGACCTCGTCGAAGCCATCGACAACGTCGAAAGCGCCTCCGCCGCCGGCGACAGTTTCCCCACGACCAAGGTACTCGTGGCCGACGGCGTCATCAGCATGATCGGCTGCCTGATGGGCAACCCGTTCATCCTCGCCGTGTACATCGGGCACCCCGGCTGGAAAGCGATGGGTGGCCGCGTCGGCTACTCACTCTTCACCGGCGTGATGATCATCACCCTCTGCTGGCTCGGCATCGTCCCCGTCATGCTCGCTGCGATTCCGGTCGTCGCGATCCTGCCCATCCTTCTCTACATCGGCATGTTGATCGGCTCGCAGGCCTTTCAAGAAACGCCTCGCCGCCACGCTCCAGCCATCATCGTCGCGCTCGTTCCCCACGTCGCCGCCTGGGCGCTCGCCCAAGCCAAAGGAGCCCTCGCCGCCGCAGGCATCATCAGTGTCTCTCCCGAACTCATAGAAAAAATGAAAAACGAAGGCGTACTCTTCCACGGACTCGAAATCCTCGGCGGAGGCGCCGTGCTCGGCGGCATCATCCTGAGTGCCGTGACTGTATTCATCATCGAGCGACAACTCTGGCGCGCCTCCGCCTTCGCCGCCGTCGGCGCAGCCCTGACCTTCTTCGGCTTCATGCACGGCGAACGCATCGGCATCGGCCACTCGCCCGCCATCGCCGCCAGTTACCTCATCGTCGCCGCCTGGCTCGCCGCATGCGCCAAATTCTCTGGAGTCACTCCGCTCCCGCCCGAGCCCGTCCACCACGACGCTCACGCCTGA